CAACTCCATTTTCTGTGACTTGGGGCGCGCCGATGACATTGGCTAGTACGTATCCTTTATCCTGATAGCGCTTGGTTAACTGCTTGATACCTTCTTGCAAGTCACGCAAGTTGAGGATTCTGCCATACTGATCGCGAAAAATTTCATCGGCAGTGTTTTGCGGCAGTACGGAAGTAACATTAGTACCAGGATTTGCTTGGATTTGTACTTTGGTGAGGACTGGGTTGGGCTGGACAACAAAACTCACCCTTACGCCTAAAGGTGTATCTTCTGGTACTGCTTGAACATTCGAGAAGTAACCTGTACCAAAGATGGCATTGATATCTTCTTGCAGTTGGGAACGGGTGGTTGTCCTTCCTGGTTGGGTACGAATTGCTGAGTAAACTTGATTTTCTAGTTCTGGTGTTAATTGCCCAGATTGCGATCGCACCGCTACTTCCGATACCAATACACGGGGTTCGCTCGATTCTGGAGTAGTTTCTTGATTACTAGGAAATACAGGTGTCCCTACAGGTGGGTTGGTATTATCCGGGGTTGGAGTATTACCAGGAGCCGGAGAGGGTGAGGGTTGTGGCGTACCTGAAGACGGCTGGTTGGGAAATGGTAGTTGTTGAGGAGCAGGTTGTGGGGTTCTTTGTTGTGGTGTTGGCTGGGGAGTAGGTTGGGGGGTTCTCGGTTGTGGAGTTGGTTGGAGAGTAGGCTGTGGTGTTTCTTGAGGGACTTGCACAGTTTTTAGTGTTATCTGTGGTGTCCCAATCTCTACTGACTGATTTGGTAGTGCGGCGATCGTCCGAGGCTGAAGTCCCTCTAATGCTTTTACTCCAGCGCTAGCGGGTTTTTCTACTTGTATAGTTGTTGGCGTTATAGTCCCAGATGAGCGATTAGGAAATGCTGCTACAAGATTCCGAGGCTTAAGACCTTTGAGTGCCCTTACCCCAGCGCTAGGCGGTGCTTGAGGAGTTTGTGTAGTTTTTGTTGTTGTGGTTGGCACTATTACTGCTGATGTGGCAGTCCCCACTGAAGGATTGGGGAATGCGGCGACGACAGTAGAAGAATGGACACTTTCCTTGACCGCCACCTCTAGGGACTGGGTGGAAGATTCTTGTTTCTCTTGAGAGTGTTCTTTATCGATGTCATTGTCAGCTTGCCCATCTGTCACCGATGGAAACAACTCTGCTGTCTTTTGGAAATCGTCAGTAGTTTGTGCATTTGTACTTAGCGGAGTACTTAAAGGCGCTGTAATTGCTACCGCGGCCACTAATAGGGGAGATAAACGCATTTTATTTCAGTTCCTCTTCTCATCCACACACCATCACAAGGCAATTATGCTCTCATGTAAAAGGTAAAAAATGAAAATAATATTTTTACCGTTTTAATTTAATTTCCGTTGTCTACTGCTTGTAAAACTCTTTGTAAAACCTCCTGGTAGGCATTTTCTATATTTCCTAAGTCTTTGCGAAAGCGGTCTTTGTCCATCACCCGGAGATTAGTATCCTCTTGGGCTACATCCCACAAACGACAAGTGTCTGGGCTAATTTCGTCTGCTAGAAGCACTTGCCCTGTTGAGTCCAAGCCAAACTCTAGTTTGAAGTCTACTAGGGTAATACCGCAACGCAGCCAAAAGCTGCGCAGGAACTCATTGATTTGCAATGCTAGATGAGTAATTGTCTCAACTTGTTCCGGAGTAGCTAGTTCCAGCAAGTAGAGGCGATCGCGTGTTAATAACGGATCGCCTAGTTGGTCGTTTTTGTAATAAAACTCTACCAAAGGCTGTTTTAGTATTGTGCCCAATGGCAACCCAGTTTGCTCACACAGACTACCAGCTGCAATATTTCGCACCACAACTTCTAAGGGCAAAATTTTTACTGCTTTCACTCGCATTTGATGCGGGGCAGGGTTGTCAATAAAATGAGTTTTTATACCTTGTGCTTCTAACTGCTGAAACAGTTTACTAGATATACTACAGTTAATATTTCCTTTACCTAGGATACTGCCACGTTTTTGGGCATTAAAGGCAGTGGCATCGTCTTTAAAATCGGCTAACAAGACTTCAGGATCGTCCGTCGTGTAGAGGATTTTTGCTTTGCCTTCGTATAACTTGGAATTAACAGACATGGTAAGCAGTAAATTTACAGGTGATGGGCAGTGTTTGGCGCTCGAAGCTAAACCATTTTATCTTTAGTTATTAGTAATTAGCCATTGTTGATGCATCAATGGTCAATTACAACAGGCAACAGCACTCCTAGTTTGATTTGTAAATTTACTCTCAGATACACCCAATAGGCAATAGCAAAGGAGGCAGATAGCAGAGTTGGTCATGTTTTCATCAATTAGATTCCTATCGCAGCGTTCCACTGTTTGAGGGGGAAGCTCAATTTTTAGTTCAGGTGCTTTTTTTAACAATCCAATTACATTTATCTATGCAAATAAATATATTTAGTTTTGGTAATACAGTATATATTAATACTTTATTAATAAGGCTTTTAGCGTAGTTCATGGTGTGCGTTATTTCGTGCAATCATGGACTAAGATGTAATGAATTGGCCGCGATGGGAAATAAAATCCCACTTTTGCCATATTCATTAAAAACCTTCTTTGTGAATCTTCCTATTTAATGATTTTTACCTTTGATAATCTCTGTAGTAAATTAATATTGACAAATTTCCCCAAAAGATTTACACAAGAGGGATTTAATTTTGCTATTACTCCCGACTGGACAAAACAGAGATGTAGCGCGGTTAGTAATTCAGCTTCAGATATAAACACAGGGGGGAGTTGAATAAATGGAGAAAAAAGCAGTGAGTAAAGATGATTTTCTCTATCCTCGTGGTCGCTACTACGGTCACGTGAAGCCAGAAAACTTAGTTTTCAATGCCAATTTACAGGAATTTGCTCAAAGAGTCAGTTATATATGTAACTTAGAAACTGGCGGTAAATTACCACCAGAAGAAGCTTACGAGCAAATCAAAGAGCTTTGGAAAAATTTAAAACGGACAAAAAAACAACTCAAAATTGGTGAAAACCCCTTTCAGGATGACCAGGGTAACGAGGAGCAGCCTGAAGGTTAAGGGATTAGCAGGGAAGATAGAGAGTGTGGGGAGTGTGGGGAGACAAAGGAGAAATGACCAAGGATTATTGTCTTTTCTCGACTCTTGACCCACGAGTTATGATAGTTATTTATGCTTCAATGTCGAATGCTATCAAGCCATCAATGCATGGTATGATTTCGGCTTTGATTTGTTCGTGAAGAGGATGGGG
The genomic region above belongs to Calothrix sp. NIES-2098 and contains:
- a CDS encoding phosphoribosylaminoimidazole-succinocarboxamide synthase, which encodes MSVNSKLYEGKAKILYTTDDPEVLLADFKDDATAFNAQKRGSILGKGNINCSISSKLFQQLEAQGIKTHFIDNPAPHQMRVKAVKILPLEVVVRNIAAGSLCEQTGLPLGTILKQPLVEFYYKNDQLGDPLLTRDRLYLLELATPEQVETITHLALQINEFLRSFWLRCGITLVDFKLEFGLDSTGQVLLADEISPDTCRLWDVAQEDTNLRVMDKDRFRKDLGNIENAYQEVLQRVLQAVDNGN